One genomic region from Prochlorococcus marinus CUG1433 encodes:
- a CDS encoding GNAT family N-acetyltransferase translates to MNLRQITIKDQLELKKVYFDSIQSLDEKIYSQDQKRAWSSQAWNNPNFDKSIIKGKGWLISKHGITIAFATRHPSDRIALFYCKGKFQRKGYGSKLLHKLEDEAKKEGLDSLYTEASLISYELFLKNEWKIIRKEKVNINNIFFERYKMTKIIKIN, encoded by the coding sequence ATGAATTTAAGACAAATTACCATTAAAGATCAACTGGAATTAAAGAAGGTTTATTTTGATTCAATTCAATCTTTAGATGAAAAAATTTATAGTCAAGATCAAAAAAGAGCCTGGTCAAGCCAAGCTTGGAATAACCCAAATTTTGATAAGTCAATAATTAAAGGAAAAGGATGGCTTATAAGTAAACATGGAATTACTATTGCTTTTGCCACAAGACATCCCTCCGATAGAATTGCGCTATTTTACTGTAAAGGTAAATTCCAAAGAAAAGGCTACGGCTCTAAGTTACTCCATAAATTAGAAGATGAAGCAAAGAAAGAAGGTTTAGACTCTCTTTATACTGAAGCAAGCTTAATAAGTTATGAATTATTTCTTAAAAATGAATGGAAAATTATACGTAAAGAAAAAGTTAATATAAATAACATTTTTTTTGAAAGATATAAAATGACTAAAATTATAAAAATTAATTAA
- a CDS encoding phosphoribosyltransferase, translated as MISYFTWSEFDKSVEQIANKCRLKEFSGIYGVPRGGLCLAVALSHKLKIDLISEPIKNSLIVDDVYETGITLTTFKNIEGAMFFVLFSKVKPKWWNTVHVTKKNQWIVFPWENTLNSKNDRQEYIKKRGLS; from the coding sequence ATGATAAGTTATTTTACTTGGAGCGAATTTGATAAGAGCGTAGAACAAATCGCTAATAAATGTAGGCTTAAGGAATTTTCTGGAATATATGGAGTTCCTCGTGGTGGATTATGTCTTGCTGTAGCACTAAGCCATAAATTAAAAATTGATTTAATTTCTGAACCAATAAAGAATTCACTAATAGTAGATGATGTTTATGAAACAGGTATTACATTGACGACCTTCAAAAATATTGAAGGGGCTATGTTTTTTGTATTATTTAGTAAAGTCAAACCTAAATGGTGGAATACAGTACATGTAACAAAAAAAAATCAATGGATTGTTTTCCCTTGGGAAAATACTTTAAATTCAAAAAATGACCGCCAAGAGTACATCAAAAAAAGAGGTTTAAGTTGA
- a CDS encoding DUF393 domain-containing protein yields MTSNYTFIYDGECPFCNHFAELLEIKSKLNNIKILDGRKNLTLIKSLLDKGYDLDKGAILLKDENIFHGADAINTICKQINNPSSSLLLLLTRVFKSNKRTNLIFPLLVRARRFALISKGVSISLV; encoded by the coding sequence ATGACTTCCAACTATACCTTTATTTATGATGGAGAATGCCCGTTCTGCAATCATTTTGCTGAGCTCCTTGAGATTAAAAGCAAGTTAAATAATATTAAAATTCTTGATGGTCGTAAAAATTTAACTCTAATTAAATCCCTCCTAGATAAAGGTTATGACCTAGATAAAGGAGCTATTCTCCTGAAAGATGAAAATATCTTTCATGGGGCAGACGCAATTAATACTATTTGCAAACAGATAAATAATCCCTCAAGTAGTTTACTTTTGTTACTTACTAGAGTGTTTAAATCAAATAAACGAACAAATTTGATATTTCCTTTACTAGTCAGAGCCAGAAGATTCGCATTGATATCAAAAGGTGTATCAATATCCCTGGTTTAA
- a CDS encoding nucleoside 2-deoxyribosyltransferase: MRKKLYLANPYGFSKQTKTLLHEFIQIFNDLNVEVFEPFERAKTLIQKESEWAYQVARSNFLDLKECDCIFAIVNGNPPDEGVMIELGIAIALKKEIFLFRDDFRNCADSNQYPLNLMLFLGLPKDNWEKYYFESLKDIKSNKKRFVEWAKN, from the coding sequence TTGAGAAAGAAATTATATTTGGCTAATCCATATGGATTTTCAAAACAAACTAAAACCCTCCTACATGAATTTATTCAAATCTTCAATGATTTAAATGTAGAAGTATTTGAACCTTTTGAGAGAGCAAAAACATTAATACAAAAAGAAAGTGAGTGGGCATATCAGGTTGCAAGAAGTAATTTCCTTGATTTAAAAGAATGTGATTGTATTTTTGCGATTGTTAATGGAAATCCACCAGATGAAGGGGTAATGATTGAATTAGGTATCGCAATTGCTTTAAAAAAGGAAATCTTTTTATTCAGGGATGACTTTAGAAATTGTGCTGATAGCAATCAATACCCATTAAACCTAATGTTATTTCTTGGACTGCCTAAAGATAATTGGGAAAAATATTATTTTGAATCATTAAAAGATATAAAAAGTAATAAAAAAAGATTTGTGGAGTGGGCTAAAAATTAG
- a CDS encoding photosystem II reaction centre N prot: protein MFAIALGMSPIEKITVAISASIFIIAFTWVSIKGDLRKLANELIEDNENNQDN, encoded by the coding sequence ATGTTTGCTATCGCACTTGGGATGTCCCCTATCGAAAAAATCACTGTTGCAATATCTGCTTCAATTTTTATAATCGCTTTTACATGGGTCTCAATTAAGGGAGATTTAAGAAAACTTGCTAATGAACTAATTGAAGATAATGAAAATAATCAGGATAATTAA
- a CDS encoding peptidase E, protein MLSKNIVAIGGGGFGRSLGSLEIEKYIVSLSNKNRPKICFIPTASGDSSLYKLNFYRAFSKLDCITSHIDFFSRTENLEDKVLTQDIIYVGGGNTKSMLAVWKEWNLHKILRNAYEKGIVMSGVSAGAICWFDKGITDSYAEKLAIIDCLGIVEGIACPHFDEEKEREPYVNDVINREIIKSCICIEGNCALHIKNDFQYSSIDFGKGKKCFRVNKENNNLKKEIL, encoded by the coding sequence ATGCTTAGTAAAAATATAGTCGCAATTGGGGGAGGAGGGTTTGGACGTTCATTAGGCTCTCTTGAAATTGAAAAATATATAGTTTCTTTAAGTAATAAAAATAGACCTAAAATTTGCTTTATTCCAACAGCTTCTGGGGATAGTAGTTTGTACAAACTAAATTTTTATAGAGCGTTTTCTAAACTTGATTGTATAACAAGTCATATTGATTTCTTCTCTAGAACAGAAAACTTAGAAGATAAAGTTTTAACTCAAGACATTATTTATGTTGGCGGAGGAAATACAAAAAGTATGTTAGCTGTTTGGAAAGAATGGAATTTACATAAAATTTTGCGAAATGCTTATGAAAAAGGAATTGTAATGAGTGGTGTAAGTGCCGGTGCTATTTGTTGGTTTGATAAAGGAATAACAGATTCTTATGCTGAAAAATTAGCCATAATTGATTGCTTAGGAATAGTTGAAGGCATTGCCTGCCCGCATTTTGATGAAGAAAAAGAGAGGGAACCTTATGTTAATGATGTTATAAATAGAGAAATTATTAAATCTTGTATCTGTATTGAGGGTAATTGTGCCTTGCATATCAAAAATGATTTTCAATATTCCTCGATAGATTTTGGTAAAGGTAAAAAATGTTTTAGAGTCAATAAAGAAAATAATAATTTAAAGAAAGAAATCCTTTAA
- a CDS encoding helix-hairpin-helix domain-containing protein: MISKFLSKLKSILFKSAVTPETPLKKEKKAAKSAKTKTKTKTKTKTKNKAVNSKKNIETLSTLPGVGAKSAKALYEAGFKTTKAVIAADEKDLLAVSGVGINLVKKLKKLK; this comes from the coding sequence ATGATTTCTAAATTTCTCAGCAAACTAAAATCAATTTTATTTAAAAGTGCAGTAACTCCTGAAACTCCTTTAAAGAAAGAAAAAAAAGCAGCAAAGTCTGCAAAAACAAAAACAAAAACAAAAACAAAAACAAAAACAAAAAACAAAGCAGTAAATTCTAAGAAAAATATTGAAACTTTGTCTACACTTCCAGGTGTTGGAGCAAAAAGCGCAAAAGCTTTGTATGAGGCTGGATTTAAAACAACAAAGGCAGTAATCGCTGCTGATGAAAAAGATCTTCTTGCCGTGTCAGGAGTTGGAATAAATCTTGTTAAGAAGCTAAAAAAGCTTAAATAG
- a CDS encoding DUF3303 domain-containing protein produces the protein MQLFLADCQFPDIENQVKAYQLFVEAWENGEIAKSDKTDKFEMLFRVHAPGEGRVVCLCKAESDKEIFEHFAPWRAKFGIHMEFTPVISCQNVVDYHKDLFKTLG, from the coding sequence ATGCAATTATTTCTTGCTGACTGCCAATTCCCAGATATTGAGAATCAAGTGAAAGCTTATCAATTATTTGTAGAAGCTTGGGAAAACGGTGAAATTGCAAAATCAGATAAAACAGATAAATTTGAGATGTTATTTAGAGTTCATGCTCCAGGGGAGGGTAGAGTAGTTTGCTTATGTAAGGCAGAGAGCGATAAAGAGATTTTCGAGCATTTTGCTCCATGGAGAGCCAAATTTGGCATCCATATGGAATTTACACCTGTAATAAGTTGTCAAAATGTTGTTGATTACCATAAAGATTTGTTCAAAACTTTAGGGTAA
- a CDS encoding MBL fold metallo-hydrolase translates to MTFEATYLGSNGWLIKFKKTNLIIDPWLKGDLIFPPGEWFFKGSLEEEISIDKKIDIILLTQGLPDHCHVPTLEMFSKDIPIICPKSAVETLKKIGFSSIKVLKPTEKTNYFNLNFEATAGAPVPQIENGYIVKDDQDNGFYIEPHGYLDENLNKQSLDAVITPTKNLELPLVGPFVKGADVIPKLIKKFNPKYILSSTIGGDAKYSGLLNNFISVQDYEEELNCNLVDLKSMQSIMI, encoded by the coding sequence ATGACTTTTGAAGCGACCTACCTTGGTTCAAATGGTTGGCTAATAAAATTTAAAAAAACGAATTTAATAATAGATCCTTGGCTCAAAGGAGATTTAATATTTCCTCCAGGTGAGTGGTTTTTTAAAGGATCACTAGAAGAAGAAATTTCAATAGATAAAAAAATAGATATTATTTTGTTAACCCAAGGATTACCTGACCATTGTCATGTTCCAACATTAGAAATGTTCAGCAAGGATATTCCTATAATTTGCCCTAAAAGTGCTGTTGAAACATTAAAAAAAATTGGTTTTAGTTCAATTAAAGTGCTTAAGCCAACTGAAAAGACAAATTATTTTAATTTAAATTTTGAGGCTACTGCTGGGGCTCCAGTACCACAAATAGAAAACGGATATATTGTTAAAGATGATCAAGATAATGGTTTTTATATAGAACCCCATGGTTACCTTGATGAAAATTTAAACAAGCAAAGTCTTGATGCAGTCATTACTCCTACAAAAAATTTAGAATTACCCCTAGTAGGTCCTTTTGTAAAAGGTGCTGATGTAATCCCAAAATTGATTAAAAAATTCAATCCAAAATATATACTTTCAAGTACCATAGGGGGAGATGCAAAATATTCAGGTTTATTAAATAATTTTATTTCAGTTCAGGATTATGAAGAGGAATTAAATTGTAATCTTGTAGATCTAAAGAGTATGCAATCTATTATGATTTAA
- the purT gene encoding formate-dependent phosphoribosylglycinamide formyltransferase, whose protein sequence is MTDSIFSKKRILLLGSGELGKELVIEAKRLGLEVIAIDKYKNAPAMQVADYSKVIDMRDKSILKDVIKEFKPDYVVPEIEALSIEALKELEDEGFKIVPNARTVEITMNRDKIRNLASKDLKINTAKFDYIYEFDDLEKKADEIGFPLLLKPLMSSSGKGQSLVESKNDLYNAWKQAKSNSRGNVKGVIIEEFINFDSEFTLLSVRKNSGENIFCLPIGHIQSDGDYQCSWQPIEINESLMIEAKRITTKILNNLNGAGLYGVEFFIRGDEVIFSELSPRPHDTGMVTLVSQNINEFELHLRAFLNLPIPYIDLIEPSATRVILSNQEYMNPIYEGINEALVVEKTKVLIFGKPVSRKGRRMGVVLSSNSDINLARKNADEAARKIKVSTK, encoded by the coding sequence CCAAAAGATTAGGATTAGAGGTAATTGCAATTGATAAATATAAGAATGCACCTGCAATGCAAGTCGCAGATTATTCAAAAGTAATTGATATGAGGGATAAAAGTATCTTAAAAGATGTTATTAAAGAATTTAAGCCTGACTATGTTGTGCCAGAAATAGAGGCACTTTCAATTGAAGCATTAAAAGAATTAGAAGATGAAGGTTTCAAGATTGTACCAAATGCAAGGACTGTAGAAATAACAATGAATAGAGACAAAATTAGAAACTTAGCTTCTAAAGACTTAAAAATAAACACTGCAAAGTTTGACTATATTTATGAATTTGATGATCTAGAAAAAAAAGCAGATGAAATTGGTTTTCCACTTTTACTTAAGCCATTAATGAGCTCTTCAGGTAAGGGACAAAGTTTGGTTGAATCAAAAAATGATTTATATAATGCGTGGAAACAGGCAAAATCAAATTCTAGAGGAAATGTTAAAGGTGTAATTATTGAAGAATTTATTAATTTTGATTCAGAGTTTACTCTTCTAAGCGTAAGAAAAAACAGTGGTGAAAATATTTTTTGTTTACCAATTGGACATATTCAATCTGATGGTGACTATCAATGCAGTTGGCAACCTATAGAGATCAATGAGTCTTTAATGATTGAGGCTAAGAGAATCACAACTAAAATATTAAATAACCTAAATGGGGCTGGATTGTACGGGGTAGAGTTTTTTATAAGAGGAGATGAGGTTATATTTTCAGAATTATCTCCAAGACCTCATGACACGGGTATGGTCACATTAGTTAGTCAGAATATAAACGAATTTGAATTACATTTAAGGGCGTTTTTAAATTTACCAATACCTTATATAGATTTAATAGAACCCTCTGCAACCAGAGTTATACTTTCTAACCAAGAATATATGAATCCTATTTATGAGGGTATTAATGAAGCATTAGTAGTTGAAAAGACAAAAGTGCTTATATTTGGCAAGCCAGTCTCCAGAAAAGGTAGAAGAATGGGTGTTGTGCTCTCATCAAATTCTGATATTAATTTGGCTAGAAAAAATGCAGATGAAGCTGCTCGTAAAATAAAAGTCAGTACTAAATAA
- the pepN gene encoding aminopeptidase N, translating into MNNPKNQKSISRYVKLEEYKVFDYEIPETFLDFVIKKNAVNVTTKLKLVKKNKNTKKLILDGTDILLKKIFIDDSLLEEEYYEQKENNLEIKNINKDYFLLKIEGIIKPKENISLLGMYESNGIITTQCEAEGFRRISFHSDRPDILSKYTVRIEADKNDYPVLLSNGNVIKENNLTNNRHEIIWEDPYPKPSYLFALVAGKLNCVKDNFITKSNKKVKINIYVEYGDEKFVQHAISSLQKSMRWEEDKYNLEYDLSLFNIVAVRHFNMGAMENKSLNIFNSKLILANSETTTDDELERIEGVIAHEYFHNWTGNRVTCRDWFQLSLKEGLTVFRDQQFTADLHNHEIKRLEDAKFLRRNQFREDSGPTSHPVMPEKYKEIDNFYTTTIYEKGSEIIRMLNKLVKDENFYKGFSNYISTYDGKAATIDQFVDKILEHNKEIDPKEFKIWYKQNGTPKVKFKRIWDQTNEKLTIQASQSNPLKKNPYNDLPLIIPINLAIFCGENKKIEKTVVLKTKKQEFIFRNVKSQLKIPLVTYFREFSAPVEWESDTSLDEKFSILKYEKDFFILSNTVKVFYKKIILCRLDKKPDHEIENKLISTLISFIKNKDINLSLLSELLSIPTFAEIESEMENIDPLKIYKTIDELNYLFGTKLKKELYFKLQEIEKNLDKVWPEGKNERKLIETIWKLLLHSNDEEIKSKIINYIDSNSMTLAKAALNSFSRINCPEREIISNIFFNKWKNNSVVLDSWFSFNASIEIDEKTGSIEKLFENKLFDSKSPNTLRAILNTFVTRNSTFHAMDGSGYKYIAKKIIDFDKLNPIVISRFVKVFSRYNYYSDPYKSNMKETIKQIKKNKLSTNTKEVLDAIID; encoded by the coding sequence ATGAACAACCCAAAAAACCAAAAGAGCATTTCACGATATGTAAAACTTGAAGAATACAAAGTATTTGATTATGAAATTCCAGAAACATTTTTGGACTTCGTAATTAAAAAAAATGCTGTTAATGTTACGACGAAACTAAAATTGGTTAAGAAAAATAAAAATACCAAAAAACTGATTCTTGATGGTACGGACATATTATTAAAAAAAATATTTATAGATGACTCACTATTAGAAGAGGAATACTACGAACAGAAAGAAAATAACTTAGAAATAAAAAATATAAATAAAGATTATTTTTTATTAAAAATAGAAGGAATAATTAAACCAAAGGAAAATATATCACTTCTAGGAATGTATGAAAGCAATGGAATTATAACTACGCAATGTGAGGCAGAGGGATTTAGAAGAATAAGTTTTCACTCTGATAGGCCTGATATTCTTAGCAAATACACCGTGAGAATTGAAGCAGACAAGAATGATTATCCTGTTTTACTTTCAAATGGTAACGTCATAAAAGAGAATAATCTTACAAACAATCGACATGAAATAATTTGGGAAGACCCATATCCTAAACCCTCATATCTATTTGCATTGGTAGCGGGGAAACTTAATTGTGTTAAAGACAATTTCATAACAAAATCGAATAAAAAAGTAAAAATAAATATTTATGTTGAGTATGGCGATGAAAAATTTGTTCAACATGCGATAAGTTCCTTACAGAAATCCATGAGATGGGAAGAGGACAAATATAACCTTGAATACGATTTGTCATTATTCAATATAGTTGCAGTCAGGCACTTTAATATGGGAGCAATGGAAAATAAAAGTCTCAATATTTTCAACTCAAAACTAATACTCGCTAATTCTGAAACAACCACTGATGATGAATTAGAAAGAATAGAGGGTGTGATCGCCCATGAATACTTCCATAATTGGACGGGTAATAGAGTGACTTGTAGGGATTGGTTTCAATTATCTTTAAAAGAGGGTTTAACAGTATTCAGAGATCAACAATTTACTGCAGATCTTCATAATCATGAAATCAAGAGACTTGAGGATGCAAAATTTCTTAGAAGAAATCAATTTAGAGAGGATTCAGGTCCAACTTCTCATCCTGTAATGCCTGAAAAATATAAAGAAATTGACAATTTCTATACCACCACGATATACGAAAAAGGATCAGAAATAATTAGAATGCTTAACAAGCTTGTTAAAGATGAAAATTTCTATAAAGGATTTAGTAATTACATCTCAACATATGATGGAAAGGCTGCAACAATTGACCAATTTGTCGATAAAATTTTAGAACATAATAAAGAAATCGATCCTAAAGAATTTAAAATCTGGTATAAGCAAAATGGCACACCAAAAGTTAAATTCAAGAGAATCTGGGATCAAACAAACGAAAAACTTACAATTCAAGCCTCTCAAAGTAATCCATTGAAGAAAAACCCATATAATGATTTACCTCTAATAATTCCCATAAATCTAGCTATATTTTGCGGTGAAAATAAAAAAATAGAAAAAACAGTTGTTTTAAAAACAAAAAAACAAGAATTTATTTTTAGGAATGTAAAATCTCAACTCAAAATTCCTTTAGTAACTTATTTTCGCGAATTCTCAGCACCTGTTGAGTGGGAATCAGACACTTCCTTGGATGAAAAATTTTCAATCTTAAAATATGAAAAAGATTTTTTTATACTATCTAATACAGTAAAAGTATTTTATAAAAAAATCATTTTATGCAGATTAGATAAGAAACCAGATCATGAAATTGAAAATAAATTAATAAGCACGTTAATTTCATTTATAAAAAATAAAGATATAAATTTATCTCTTTTATCAGAATTACTAAGTATTCCAACATTTGCTGAAATTGAATCAGAGATGGAAAATATAGACCCTCTAAAAATTTATAAAACTATTGACGAACTAAATTATTTATTCGGTACCAAATTAAAAAAAGAATTATATTTTAAGCTCCAAGAAATAGAGAAGAATTTAGATAAAGTTTGGCCAGAAGGTAAAAATGAAAGAAAACTAATCGAAACTATTTGGAAACTACTCTTACACAGTAATGATGAGGAAATTAAAAGCAAAATAATTAATTATATCGATAGTAATTCGATGACGCTTGCAAAAGCTGCATTGAATTCTTTCAGTAGGATTAATTGTCCTGAAAGAGAAATTATTTCAAATATATTTTTCAATAAATGGAAAAATAATAGTGTCGTATTGGATAGTTGGTTCTCATTTAATGCATCAATAGAAATTGATGAAAAAACAGGGAGCATTGAAAAATTATTTGAAAATAAGCTTTTTGATTCAAAATCACCTAACACTTTAAGAGCTATATTAAATACTTTCGTAACAAGAAATAGTACTTTTCATGCAATGGATGGTTCTGGTTATAAATATATCGCAAAAAAGATTATTGACTTTGATAAATTAAATCCAATTGTAATTTCCCGTTTTGTGAAAGTATTTAGTAGATACAATTATTATTCGGACCCTTACAAAAGTAATATGAAAGAAACAATAAAGCAGATTAAAAAAAATAAACTATCAACAAATACAAAAGAAGTATTAGATGCAATTATAGATTGA
- a CDS encoding 30S ribosomal protein S21 has protein sequence MTQVTVGENEGIESALRRFKRQVSKSGIFADLKRLRHHETPIEKYKRKLQQRRKARRR, from the coding sequence TTGACACAGGTTACAGTAGGAGAAAACGAGGGAATTGAATCTGCCCTAAGAAGATTTAAGAGACAAGTATCTAAATCTGGAATCTTTGCAGATTTAAAAAGACTTAGACATCATGAAACCCCTATCGAAAAATACAAAAGAAAATTGCAACAAAGAAGAAAAGCAAGAAGAAGATAA
- a CDS encoding NAD(P)-binding protein, whose translation MKSDVTYDLLIIGGGISASVFASKYMKNNVTKKIGLIEIGRGLGGRSSTRISKKYKGWKLNHGSPNFNISNSKNNLLLKRYIDELLENKYIKIDESEIFFLNEDSNSEIKKLSEFSCGVNYLSLDSMGELSKKIIESNNLKEKIDYFFETSIVDMKFNNKEWLLTSNNGDKFKSKYLICSTNLLLHKRSLQILNVNQIPLRKAIPINNDKKIDLLLNCLEEQTFIPRLTFLIYTNENYSYKDYYSKKQRYFYLKNNLEKKYRFERIIFQLQDNNKLGIVIHSKNAELINSYMRAKDKEVFKKKIIINFNKLFEENSVVHKLTFDEKISIMKWRASQPSGLAVPLSLQFSKKYRIGFCGDWFEGDGFGRIEGSILSALILEKKIKDLIK comes from the coding sequence ATGAAAAGTGATGTTACTTATGACTTATTAATAATAGGTGGAGGTATATCAGCGAGTGTTTTCGCTTCGAAGTATATGAAAAATAATGTTACAAAAAAAATTGGATTAATTGAAATTGGTCGTGGTCTTGGAGGGAGGTCAAGTACAAGAATAAGCAAAAAATATAAAGGATGGAAACTAAACCATGGTTCTCCTAATTTTAATATATCTAACAGTAAAAATAATCTTCTATTAAAAAGATATATTGATGAATTATTGGAAAATAAGTATATAAAAATTGACGAATCAGAAATATTTTTTCTAAATGAAGATTCTAATTCAGAAATCAAAAAACTATCTGAATTTTCTTGCGGTGTTAATTATCTATCTTTAGATTCCATGGGTGAATTATCGAAAAAGATAATTGAGTCAAATAATTTAAAAGAGAAAATTGATTATTTCTTTGAAACTTCAATAGTTGATATGAAGTTCAATAATAAGGAATGGTTACTAACATCAAACAATGGCGACAAATTTAAGTCTAAATATCTAATTTGTTCCACTAATTTGTTGTTGCATAAGAGGTCTTTACAAATATTAAACGTCAATCAAATTCCATTAAGAAAAGCTATTCCAATTAATAATGATAAAAAAATAGATTTACTATTAAATTGCTTAGAAGAACAAACATTTATTCCCAGGTTAACTTTTTTAATTTATACAAATGAAAATTATAGTTATAAAGATTATTATTCTAAAAAACAAAGGTATTTTTATTTAAAAAATAATTTAGAAAAAAAATATAGATTCGAAAGAATCATTTTTCAGTTGCAAGATAATAATAAATTAGGAATTGTAATACATTCAAAAAACGCAGAGTTGATCAATTCTTATATGAGAGCTAAAGATAAAGAAGTTTTTAAAAAGAAAATAATTATAAATTTCAATAAACTTTTTGAAGAGAATTCGGTAGTTCATAAATTAACTTTTGATGAAAAAATATCTATTATGAAATGGAGAGCTTCACAGCCTTCTGGCCTTGCCGTACCATTATCTTTACAATTTAGTAAAAAATATAGAATTGGATTCTGCGGAGACTGGTTTGAAGGCGATGGATTTGGCAGAATTGAAGGCTCAATTTTAAGTGCTCTAATATTAGAGAAAAAAATTAAAGACTTAATTAAATAA
- a CDS encoding josephin, whose translation MENSPQYLFLASGVNNGEGFWIVGIKNCDENILEDKNLLDCHRKELIGNESARDILLAINLNVNNLLNELRKKNYLIARPSIGIPFDIPLEILENIFDFWLDIYKNHEAWEVCLGLLNVRKRIPLKHLIESEILKGNSKKWAIKIETLHTYVPSSLKNEKLNDPMWE comes from the coding sequence TTGGAGAATTCTCCTCAATATCTATTTCTTGCTAGTGGAGTGAATAATGGCGAAGGGTTTTGGATTGTGGGAATAAAAAATTGCGATGAAAATATCCTTGAAGATAAAAATCTTTTAGATTGCCATAGAAAAGAATTAATAGGTAATGAATCAGCAAGAGATATTCTTTTAGCTATTAATTTAAACGTAAATAATTTATTAAATGAACTAAGAAAGAAAAATTATTTAATTGCAAGACCTTCAATAGGGATTCCATTTGATATTCCTTTAGAAATCTTGGAAAATATTTTTGATTTTTGGTTAGATATTTATAAAAATCATGAAGCCTGGGAAGTTTGTTTAGGACTTCTTAATGTAAGAAAAAGGATTCCTCTAAAACACCTAATTGAAAGCGAAATCTTAAAGGGAAACTCTAAAAAATGGGCTATAAAAATAGAAACATTACACACTTATGTTCCTTCTTCGCTTAAAAATGAAAAATTAAATGACCCAATGTGGGAATAA
- a CDS encoding AAA family ATPase — translation MKLIFISGPSGSGKTTLSNQIIKKNKNGIVLSTDNYYKTGLISKLLPKFVEGFFDRSISFNNKLFKKDFDFIYKNGISICDRSYNFEKKTIQNILNETNNINFLIVEGIFAREFSNTLNNNDYIFLEIKIKKNECMKRVVQRDLKERGKDKKQAENDFLKSWNIYYEKFKPNSIKNNANKFIIEKNTDLDHILKKLFN, via the coding sequence ATGAAGCTTATTTTTATAAGTGGACCTTCCGGAAGCGGGAAAACAACTTTATCAAATCAAATAATAAAAAAAAATAAAAATGGAATTGTGTTAAGTACTGACAACTACTATAAGACAGGGTTAATAAGTAAATTACTACCAAAATTTGTAGAAGGTTTTTTTGATAGAAGTATTAGTTTCAATAACAAACTATTCAAAAAAGATTTTGATTTTATTTATAAGAATGGGATTTCAATCTGTGATCGTTCTTATAATTTCGAAAAGAAAACAATTCAAAATATCTTAAACGAAACAAATAATATTAATTTTTTAATTGTTGAGGGTATATTTGCTAGAGAATTCTCAAACACTTTAAATAATAATGATTATATTTTTTTAGAAATAAAAATTAAAAAAAATGAGTGCATGAAAAGAGTTGTTCAAAGAGATTTAAAAGAAAGGGGGAAGGATAAAAAACAAGCTGAGAATGATTTCTTAAAATCATGGAACATTTATTATGAAAAATTCAAACCTAATAGCATAAAAAATAATGCAAATAAATTTATTATTGAAAAAAACACCGATCTAGATCACATTCTGAAAAAATTATTTAATTAA